A single region of the bacterium genome encodes:
- a CDS encoding methyltransferase domain-containing protein, with protein MQTVFIATGIFLTYLFLAHYFSYTILKNKTLKKRKWGLNICCGRTDGGGVNADIKKHKDLPDFVLIKDVYNLPFTDKQFKYVLCSHTIEHVDDPKRFYQELKRVGGERYYCCPAPLGYFRRFSCHSYT; from the coding sequence ATGCAGACAGTTTTTATTGCGACCGGCATTTTTCTTACCTATCTTTTCCTGGCTCATTATTTCAGTTATACAATCCTCAAAAACAAAACTCTCAAGAAAAGAAAGTGGGGTTTGAATATTTGCTGCGGCAGAACGGACGGTGGCGGAGTCAACGCCGACATCAAAAAACATAAAGATTTACCCGATTTTGTTTTGATTAAAGATGTTTATAACCTTCCTTTCACCGACAAACAATTCAAATACGTTCTTTGTTCACACACGATTGAACATGTCGACGACCCGAAAAGATTTTACCAAGAACTCAAAAGAGTGGGGGGAGAACGTTATTATTGTTGTCCCGCCCCTTTGGGATATTTTCGCCGCTTTTCTTGCCATTCCTACACATAA
- the rplU gene encoding 50S ribosomal protein L21 produces MDFAVIRTGGKQYIVRPGQKLKIEKIEKEVGQEIVFNEVLLVVENEKTKIGTPLVENAKVKAKVLTQGKGKKVIILKFKPKTRYHKKMGHRQPYTEVEIESIES; encoded by the coding sequence ATAGATTTTGCCGTGATAAGAACCGGCGGCAAGCAATACATAGTCAGGCCCGGACAGAAACTAAAGATCGAGAAAATCGAAAAAGAAGTCGGCCAGGAAATCGTTTTCAACGAAGTTCTTCTGGTGGTTGAAAACGAAAAAACGAAAATCGGCACGCCTTTGGTGGAAAATGCCAAAGTTAAAGCCAAAGTTTTGACGCAGGGAAAAGGCAAGAAAGTGATTATTTTAAAGTTCAAGCCCAAAACCAGGTACCATAAAAAAATGGGCCACCGCCAGCCCTATACCGAAGTCGAGATTGAAAGCATTGAAAGCTAA
- a CDS encoding DNA recombination protein RmuC — translation MPVFYFALAIVAVIIAAAVVVFFLIKNSQTDKNQSESILNLERRLTDLMSQQLKEIRGSVDNTSKEMHDQIRSFTKEATEISENIKQIQNKVSDVSSFQDIFKSPKLRGTWGEAQLEHILAQHFPRELYQSQYLFNSGEAVDFILKLPNGKVVPIDSKFSTENFQKMVAAATDIEKEFFKKAFLEDIKAQVLSISQKYIIPGEGTTDFALMFIPAEAIYYEMINNVAKEIDITGFAWSRKIIIASPNTIYLTLRTIEHWFKDTQISKQTQQILKRLGKIYQDGEKLMEDFRKLGSHLRNASSAYDSSEKRLTLFEEKVEKLIEIDETKKLESNNQKE, via the coding sequence ATGCCGGTTTTTTATTTTGCCCTTGCAATCGTAGCCGTAATCATTGCCGCTGCAGTAGTGGTTTTCTTCCTTATTAAAAATTCTCAAACCGACAAAAATCAAAGCGAATCGATTTTAAACCTTGAAAGAAGGCTCACCGATCTAATGAGCCAGCAGTTAAAAGAGATCAGGGGGAGCGTTGACAACACTTCCAAAGAAATGCACGACCAAATACGCTCTTTTACCAAAGAAGCGACAGAAATAAGTGAAAATATAAAGCAGATTCAAAACAAAGTTTCTGACGTTTCAAGTTTCCAGGATATTTTCAAATCTCCAAAATTAAGAGGTACTTGGGGAGAAGCCCAGTTGGAACATATTTTAGCCCAGCATTTTCCCAGAGAGCTTTATCAAAGCCAATATCTGTTTAATTCCGGAGAAGCAGTGGATTTTATCTTAAAACTGCCGAATGGCAAAGTCGTGCCGATTGATTCCAAGTTTTCTACAGAAAACTTCCAGAAAATGGTAGCTGCCGCCACCGACATTGAAAAGGAATTCTTCAAAAAAGCGTTCCTGGAAGATATTAAAGCTCAGGTCTTGTCTATTTCCCAAAAGTATATTATACCAGGGGAGGGCACCACTGATTTTGCCCTAATGTTTATCCCGGCTGAAGCCATTTATTATGAAATGATCAATAACGTTGCCAAGGAAATTGATATTACCGGCTTTGCCTGGTCAAGAAAAATTATTATTGCTTCGCCAAACACAATTTATTTAACTTTAAGAACAATTGAACATTGGTTCAAAGATACCCAGATTTCAAAACAAACCCAGCAAATCTTAAAAAGATTAGGGAAAATCTACCAGGACGGGGAAAAACTAATGGAAGATTTTCGCAAACTTGGCAGCCACTTGAGAAACGCTTCCTCAGCCTATGACAGCTCGGAAAAAAGGCTGACTCTGTTTGAAGAAAAGGTTGAAAAACTAATTGAAATTGACGAAACTAAAAAATTAGAAAGTAATAATCAAAAAGAATAA
- a CDS encoding sodium:calcium antiporter, protein MLFFHILIFVASSLLLAFSGNIVVDNLISLAKRLKWREFVVGFLIMAIATSLPNLFVGVNAALRGIPELSFGDVVGGNVVDLTLVTSLAVLVSGGIIAESRMVQTSSLFTLLIAVLPLLLSLDGQLGRIDGLVLILAFFLYAAWLFATEDRFHKVYGGKEKKQGFGKSVFLLIASLVLLVIGSQGMVTSALFFAEFLGMSIGLIGILIVGLGNCMPEIYFSIISAKKGQSWLILGDLMGSVINCATLVLGIVVLISPIIITDFSPYLMARIFLVISAVFFLVFLRSGKKITRKEAFFLLGIYIAFLLSEIFLRRG, encoded by the coding sequence ATGTTATTTTTTCATATTTTAATCTTTGTTGCTTCCTCTTTGTTGCTGGCTTTTTCCGGAAACATTGTGGTCGATAACCTCATCAGCCTGGCCAAACGATTGAAATGGCGGGAGTTTGTCGTTGGTTTCCTGATCATGGCCATAGCCACCTCTTTGCCCAATCTCTTTGTCGGCGTCAATGCCGCTCTAAGGGGCATTCCCGAGCTTTCTTTTGGAGACGTTGTCGGCGGAAACGTTGTTGACCTTACCCTGGTCACCTCCCTGGCTGTCTTGGTCTCTGGCGGCATTATTGCTGAAAGCAGAATGGTCCAGACCAGCTCTTTGTTTACTCTGTTGATCGCCGTCTTGCCGCTGCTTTTATCTTTAGACGGCCAACTGGGAAGGATTGACGGCCTGGTTTTGATATTGGCTTTTTTCCTTTACGCCGCCTGGCTTTTTGCCACCGAGGACAGATTCCACAAGGTCTATGGAGGCAAAGAAAAAAAACAGGGTTTCGGAAAAAGCGTCTTTCTCCTGATAGCCAGCCTGGTTTTGCTGGTAATCGGCTCTCAGGGAATGGTTACCTCTGCCTTATTTTTTGCCGAGTTTTTGGGAATGTCGATAGGCTTAATCGGCATTTTGATTGTCGGCTTGGGCAACTGCATGCCAGAGATCTATTTCAGCATCATTTCTGCTAAAAAAGGACAGTCATGGCTGATTTTGGGAGATTTGATGGGAAGTGTTATTAATTGCGCCACCCTGGTTTTGGGAATAGTCGTTCTCATTTCTCCGATCATAATAACTGATTTTTCTCCGTATCTGATGGCCAGGATATTCCTGGTGATTTCAGCGGTTTTCTTTCTGGTATTTTTGAGGTCAGGAAAGAAGATAACCAGAAAAGAGGCCTTTTTCCTCCTCGGAATTTATATTGCCTTTTTGCTCTCTGAAATTTTCTTAAGGCGCGGATAA